TCTGTGTCTTTGCAGTTCATCTTAATATGTCGGAATTGACGGGTCGATTTCCTTACTCCAAGCAAGAATACCACCCTTTACATTCGTGCCATTAACTCCCGCTTCCTTGAGAATGCCAAGGGCTTTGGCAGAACGCATACCTGATTTACAATGAGCAATCAGGCGATGACCGTTGAGTAATTCCTTTACCTTCACAACGCCTGAACCACTTTCAATTTCTGACAAAGGTATCAAAACAGAACCAGAAATTTGGGCAATTTCGTACTCGTGCGGGTTGCGGACATCCAGCAGCACAAAATCATTTGTACCACTATCCAGCAATTGCTTCAACTCTTGAACTGTTATTTCTGACATTTCCATCTGCTGTTTGTCCTCTTGTGCTTTGGCTTGTGGGATACCGCAGAATTGTTCGTAGTCTATCAACTTTTCAATGACTGGACGAACTGGGTTAGGACGCAGCTTTAACTCTCGAAACTTCATGTTCAACGCATCATAAAGCAGCAAGCGTCCACTTAAAGTTGTCCCCTTACCAATTATGATTTTAACCGTTTCCGTTGCTTGGATGACACCAATAATTCCTGGCAAAATTCCCAAGACACCACCTTCTGCACAAGAAGGAACCATTCCTGGTGGTGGTGGTTCGGGATAAAGATCACGATAATTTGGTCCACCCTCGTAGTTAAATACTGTAGCTTGTCCTTCAAAACGGAAAATGGAACCGTAGACATTGGGCTTATTCAGCAACACGCAAGCATCATTGACTAGATAACGAGTGGGGAAGTTATCGGTACCATCCACCACAACATCATAAGGTCTAACAATGTCGAGAGCGTTTTCCGAAGTCAGACGAGTTTCGTATAAATCAATCTGACAATACGGATTAATCTCTAAAATTCGATTCTTTGCAGATTCAATCTTAGGTTTATTGATCCAAGACGTACCATGAATAACTTGACGTTGCAAATTGGAAGTATCGACAACATCAAAATCAACAATACCAATACGTCCAATACCTGCAGCAGCCAAATACAAAAGCAGAGGTGAACCCAGTCCACCTGTACCAATACATAGTACACTGGCAGCTTTCAGGCGTTTTTGTCCCTCCAACCCCACTTCTGGCAAAATCAGGTGGCGGGAGTAACGTTCGTAATCATCTTTCGTCAGCTGGATTTCATCCAGATTAGGATTGAGCATAGCACTTTAATGAGCAAGAGCGAACTGAACAATTCAAAATTGAAAATATGCCCTATGGGCACGCTACGCCTTTCTATACGCAAGACAGTTTATTGATCCTATCCAAAAACGACGTGTCTGGAGAGATTGTAAAATACTGTTAAATTTTGTTTTCAATTGCTTCTTGCTGAAACTGGTGGTTATCGTCTAAACACCAATTTTTGATGTCACTCGCTTTGCCATTTTGTACAGAAACAATAATGTAAGAGTATTCCTGCCAAGCACACTGACGGTCAAACTCTGAGGGAATTGCTGGATGATCAGTATGGGAGTGATAGATACCTACGATATTTAGGTTACGTTCACGTGCTTCCCTTTGTGCTTGCAACATGACTTGGGGGGCGATCGCGTACCTTTGCTTCTTACTGTAATCTAATGTGTCATCTTTAGGGAAATCTGCGGCTGTTTCTGCATTCCAAGCATTTTCTGTTGACATCACTTCTACCACAGTTTTGCCCTCGCTTGTCAGATGACCAAATATTATACCGCAACATTCTTCTGGGTAAGTGGTTTCGGCGTGGGTGTAGATGGTTTCTATGTGCTGTGGGAAGAGTTTGAGAATCATGAAAGATTTTTAACCGCAGATAGACGCTGATGAATTAAATGTATTGCCATTTTGTGGCTGTGATCAGAAATTCCTGACGAGCAGTTTACTCCCTTCCCGCCAGAAGAATACCTAATTTAACAAACCGCCAACACGAGGCAGTGCGTTGTGGGGGTTCCCCCCGTTGAAGCAACTGCCGTGCCAAGTACGCCAAGAAAATCAAAAAGAAGATAGGTAATCTTGCACGCCTGATGGGAGTAGATTCTACCTTAAGAAATTTACAGGTGGAACTCATCCTCATAATTAGGGTATTCCGTACCGAGTAGCTTGTCCCAAAACGTGAAGTACAATCCGTAGTGTACTGTGTACTTGCGATGATGCATCAAGTGATGCATTGGACCGATGAACCACCTTCCAAGCCAGTGGTGGTGGGATGACGAGGGAAATACTTCAAATCCAAGATGGGTTAACACTGCCCATACTGTCATGGTCATGAGCACGGCAACCAAGGTGATTAAATGGAGGGGAACGGTGAAGATGACACCGACAAAAAAGAGTGCCTGTATGATTGCCTCCGGTAGGTCGAAAGCGAAGGAACTCCACGGTGTTGGTTCTCCCGAACGGTGATGCCCCTGATGCATCCATTTGAAAATCAGAGGGTGATGAAACATCCGATGGATAAAGTAAAAGTACGTATCCTGAAGGATGAGCACCGCAACAAAGCTAACTCCTAAATACCACAGTCCATACTTATGCAAGTCAGTGTAGAAGAGTGTTACTCCTATACCGTACTTTGATATGAGCGCTGCACAAAGAGCAAAAACGACTGCAGAGAGAACCGATAATTTGATATCCGTTTGAATGGAACCAGCCATCGGCGGCTTCAGACGCAAATTCCGTTTTGCAAGGAACTTTCCTACAGCTGAATAGAAGAGCAAGTATGCTCCCCCAGCTATGAGAAAGTATCGAGCAAGAATAACAGCGAACAAGACAAACCAATAGAACAAAAATGAGTGGTTCGTCAATTTAACGTTTCCTCCAAGCAGTCAGGATAATATGACTCCTCACACCGAAACTCTCACTTTTAAATTTGGCTAACTTTAGTGTCGTAAATTTCACTCCTGACTTGTTCGAGTTCTGGTTCAACTACCGTGAGATGTTGCTCTAAAATCGCCAAATTACGGATATTGGACTTATAGAAAGCATCAAACAAATCACCCACCAATGGTACTGTGCCAACGACTGCTTCCAAACTAATGTTGAAAATCATTTGGGCTAAGTCTTTAGGTGGTATACCAAAGCGAGTAGCTAAAAAGATGATGTAAGCTGAAAATGTTGTACTGATTAAATCACCAGCACCTGGAACTAGACCAATAATTGGGTCTAATCCGACGCGAAAACCGAAAAAAGGAACCCGTATAGACGTATCCATTAATACGCTGAGTTTGCGAATGCGATTGAGAGTAGCAAGGCGTTTGGCAGCGTCCATAATTTCCAAGATTTGCACTACTCTTAAATTGCATCAGTTTCGGTTACGAGTCTTGTACCCTGAGAAAGAACACCCATTACATCAGAAGTAGCTTTGCCTTAAGCTTGCTGTCTGACTTCCTCATTTTCTCAGTGCGCCTTACCTGCTCCCAGATACAGTTCGCCTACCTTGGGATCATTCAATAATTGCAAACCTGGACCTGAGATAGCATCGCGTCCGGACTCAAGAACGTAACCCCGTGAAGCCATTTCCAAAGCTTTACGGGCGTTTTGCTCTACGAGTACGATCGCTGTACCAGTCTGGTTAATTTGTTTAATTTGCTCAAACACCTGCGTTACCAGGATGGGAGACAAAGCTGCAGAAGGTTCATCTAAAAGCAGTAAGCTGGGTTCTAACATCAAGGCTTTGCCCATTGCTAGCATTTGACGTTCGCCACCTGAGAGAGTACCAGCACGTTGGTTGCGGCGATCGCCTAGCCTAGGAAACATATGAAATATCTTATCCTTGAGCGGTTTGAGGGGAACATTGCGCACAAAAGCGCCCATTTCTAAATTTTCTTCTACATTCAGCGAAGGAAAGACATTAGCAATTTGCGGTACGTAACACATTCCCTTCTCAACGATTTGATTCGACTTGAGTCCACCGATATTCTCGCCATTGAAGGTAATTGAGCCTGTGTGGGGAGTCAAAAGCCCAAAAATAGCTTTTGCTAAGGTTGATTTTCCAGCACCATTGGGACCAATGACTGTTACCAGTTCCCCCCGTTCCACTCGAAAATTCACACCTTGTAGGATGTCCACATCCTTGATGTATCCAGCGTGGACATTTTTCACTTCTAGCAGGGCAGATGAATCAGTTAGCGAATCAGACATAATGTTCTATATTATAAATACAAAATATAGTTGAGCTAGGGAACGCTTAACGCTTAACAGGCAACGCTTAACACCCGAACGCTTAACTCTTAACGCTTAATATAAACTGTACGAAGCTTCGCAAAAATCAAATACGAATCCTATAGTTACTTTAAAATACAATCATTTAGCTTAAAGTTAAATGATCCAACTATATCCCAAGACAAACACAGCGCCAATAAAATGACATAGGTCAAAAACCTATGTCCTAACGTGAGCTTCAAAAATTACTAACTAAATTTTGAAGTTAAGCAGCTTTCGTTTTCTTTCTACGGATAGCGGTAAAGTAAATTCCGAGTAAAGATACAGCAGCTAAACTAGTTGGTTCTGGAACTTGAGTAGATTTGTTGTCAGAAACTGTAATTTGACCACTTGCTACCTCACCATTATCACCAGCTTCTCCAATGTATAAGTAAAGTGGAGTGGTGTTTGAAATGGGATTTTTGAGGTTAAATACAACTTTTCCACCATCACCTAAGCTTACCATCCCGAAAGCATTGGCATCAGCACTAGCGTTGGCATCAAAATACGCAAGTGTTGCAACTGAATGATCAATGTTACCACCCCTTGTGCCAAATAAATCTGTTGGGTCAGCTGGAGAGCGCTGGGTTCCTGGGGTGAATAAAGTCCCTGAGGGAGTAAAATCGAAGACATCTAGCCCTGGTAAGTTTTTGATGTCTGTTGCATTGTTAACTAACACGTTGCTAATCTTGATTGCATCTAAATCAAAGCCGCTAAATTTCCCAGGTTGACCACCTTGGGCGCTGTTGCTATCAGCAATAGCAATGGAATTGATATCGAAGCCAAGATTAGAGAGATCCGCACGGTAAACACCAGTTAAACCGGGGTTTCCACCTGTTAAGCCTTCTAACTTTGTAAAATCAACATTCAGTGTTCCTGCTATAGCACTGGAAACTGATACTAGGGTGATTACCCCAGTAGCCAAACTTAATCTCAAGAAATTGCTAATCAGAGCTACACTCATGAATGGTTCTACGTAAGATTACTATACTCACCTATACACAGGTGCACTAGCAATTTCCGAACAATAAATATTTACTGTTACTTTTTGAAATCTTTATCTAGTACTATCAGTGTAAAAACAGGCGGTATCATGTTTGTATGTAATAGATAATACCGCCTGTTTGCTGATAACGTGATCGTTGATACTACGGTGTTTTTTGTAATTCTGGTCGCTCTTCTGGAACAATTGCCCCTTCTACTGGACAAACTTGGATACATATACCACAATCAATGCAGGTGGCAAAGTCAATCCAGTACCAATCAGTTCCCTTGACATTTTTGCCAGGACCATCATGAATGCAAGCTACTGGACAAGCGTCTACGCAATCAGCGACACCTTCACAGACATTAGTCACAATTGTGTGTGGCATAGTTCCCCTCT
This portion of the Brasilonema sennae CENA114 genome encodes:
- the moeB gene encoding molybdopterin-synthase adenylyltransferase MoeB, whose amino-acid sequence is MLNPNLDEIQLTKDDYERYSRHLILPEVGLEGQKRLKAASVLCIGTGGLGSPLLLYLAAAGIGRIGIVDFDVVDTSNLQRQVIHGTSWINKPKIESAKNRILEINPYCQIDLYETRLTSENALDIVRPYDVVVDGTDNFPTRYLVNDACVLLNKPNVYGSIFRFEGQATVFNYEGGPNYRDLYPEPPPPGMVPSCAEGGVLGILPGIIGVIQATETVKIIIGKGTTLSGRLLLYDALNMKFRELKLRPNPVRPVIEKLIDYEQFCGIPQAKAQEDKQQMEMSEITVQELKQLLDSGTNDFVLLDVRNPHEYEIAQISGSVLIPLSEIESGSGVVKVKELLNGHRLIAHCKSGMRSAKALGILKEAGVNGTNVKGGILAWSKEIDPSIPTY
- a CDS encoding Mov34/MPN/PAD-1 family protein; translated protein: MLKLFPQHIETIYTHAETTYPEECCGIIFGHLTSEGKTVVEVMSTENAWNAETAADFPKDDTLDYSKKQRYAIAPQVMLQAQREARERNLNIVGIYHSHTDHPAIPSEFDRQCAWQEYSYIIVSVQNGKASDIKNWCLDDNHQFQQEAIENKI
- a CDS encoding sterol desaturase family protein, whose protein sequence is MTNHSFLFYWFVLFAVILARYFLIAGGAYLLFYSAVGKFLAKRNLRLKPPMAGSIQTDIKLSVLSAVVFALCAALISKYGIGVTLFYTDLHKYGLWYLGVSFVAVLILQDTYFYFIHRMFHHPLIFKWMHQGHHRSGEPTPWSSFAFDLPEAIIQALFFVGVIFTVPLHLITLVAVLMTMTVWAVLTHLGFEVFPSSSHHHWLGRWFIGPMHHLMHHRKYTVHYGLYFTFWDKLLGTEYPNYEDEFHL
- a CDS encoding DUF4112 domain-containing protein, with protein sequence MDAAKRLATLNRIRKLSVLMDTSIRVPFFGFRVGLDPIIGLVPGAGDLISTTFSAYIIFLATRFGIPPKDLAQMIFNISLEAVVGTVPLVGDLFDAFYKSNIRNLAILEQHLTVVEPELEQVRSEIYDTKVSQI
- a CDS encoding ABC transporter ATP-binding protein; its protein translation is MSDSLTDSSALLEVKNVHAGYIKDVDILQGVNFRVERGELVTVIGPNGAGKSTLAKAIFGLLTPHTGSITFNGENIGGLKSNQIVEKGMCYVPQIANVFPSLNVEENLEMGAFVRNVPLKPLKDKIFHMFPRLGDRRNQRAGTLSGGERQMLAMGKALMLEPSLLLLDEPSAALSPILVTQVFEQIKQINQTGTAIVLVEQNARKALEMASRGYVLESGRDAISGPGLQLLNDPKVGELYLGAGKAH
- a CDS encoding PEP-CTERM sorting domain-containing protein (PEP-CTERM proteins occur, often in large numbers, in the proteomes of bacteria that also encode an exosortase, a predicted intramembrane cysteine proteinase. The presence of a PEP-CTERM domain at a protein's C-terminus predicts cleavage within the sorting domain, followed by covalent anchoring to some some component of the (usually Gram-negative) cell surface. Many PEP-CTERM proteins exhibit an unusual sequence composition that includes large numbers of potential glycosylation sites. Expression of one such protein has been shown restore the ability of a bacterium to form floc, a type of biofilm.) gives rise to the protein MSVALISNFLRLSLATGVITLVSVSSAIAGTLNVDFTKLEGLTGGNPGLTGVYRADLSNLGFDINSIAIADSNSAQGGQPGKFSGFDLDAIKISNVLVNNATDIKNLPGLDVFDFTPSGTLFTPGTQRSPADPTDLFGTRGGNIDHSVATLAYFDANASADANAFGMVSLGDGGKVVFNLKNPISNTTPLYLYIGEAGDNGEVASGQITVSDNKSTQVPEPTSLAAVSLLGIYFTAIRRKKTKAA
- a CDS encoding indolepyruvate ferredoxin oxidoreductase subunit alpha, with amino-acid sequence MPHTIVTNVCEGVADCVDACPVACIHDGPGKNVKGTDWYWIDFATCIDCGICIQVCPVEGAIVPEERPELQKTP